A genomic segment from Neobacillus sp. YX16 encodes:
- a CDS encoding beta-ketoacyl-ACP synthase III yields the protein MNAGIVGIGRYLPEKIVTNADLEKVMDTSDEWIRTRTGIEERRIADDNTKTSDMGLAAAQKAIEDAGITPEDIDLILVATVTPDQPFPSVACMLQERLGAKKAAAMDVSAACAGFMYGIITGKQFVESGAYKYVLVVGVEKLSKITDWNDRNTAVLFGDGAGAVIVGEVSEGRGILSFELGADGTGSKHLYQDEYIIMNGREVFKFAVRQMGESCVHVLEKAGLTKDDVDFLIPHQANIRIMEASRQRLELPVEKMSKTVHKYGNTSSASIPISLVEEIEAGKIKDDDLIVMVGFGGGLTWGAIAFRWGK from the coding sequence TTGAACGCTGGAATTGTTGGTATTGGAAGGTATTTACCAGAAAAGATAGTAACAAATGCAGATTTAGAGAAAGTTATGGATACATCAGATGAATGGATTCGGACTCGAACAGGCATTGAAGAACGCCGTATCGCAGATGATAATACAAAAACTTCTGATATGGGGCTTGCAGCTGCACAAAAGGCAATTGAAGATGCAGGAATCACACCGGAAGATATCGATTTAATTTTGGTCGCAACCGTAACGCCAGATCAGCCATTCCCTTCCGTTGCATGTATGCTTCAAGAACGGTTAGGTGCGAAAAAGGCTGCAGCGATGGACGTTAGTGCAGCCTGTGCAGGTTTTATGTACGGTATTATTACCGGAAAGCAGTTTGTTGAATCAGGAGCGTATAAGTATGTTCTAGTAGTGGGTGTTGAAAAACTTTCAAAGATAACCGACTGGAATGACCGAAACACTGCAGTACTATTTGGAGATGGTGCTGGTGCTGTTATCGTTGGAGAGGTTTCTGAAGGTAGAGGAATTCTTTCGTTTGAACTGGGTGCAGATGGTACTGGTTCTAAGCATCTTTATCAAGATGAGTATATTATTATGAATGGACGGGAAGTCTTTAAATTTGCGGTGCGCCAGATGGGGGAAAGTTGTGTTCATGTTCTCGAAAAGGCTGGACTGACAAAAGATGATGTTGATTTCTTAATCCCTCACCAAGCCAATATCCGGATTATGGAGGCCTCTAGACAAAGGCTGGAGCTGCCGGTTGAAAAAATGTCAAAGACAGTTCATAAATACGGAAATACTTCGTCTGCGTCTATTCCGATTTCTCTCGTTGAGGAAATAGAGGCTGGAAAAATCAAAGACGATGATCTTATTGTTATGGTTGGTTTTGGCGGCGGTTTAACATGGGGTGCAATCGCGTTTAGATGGGGAAAATAG
- the fabF gene encoding beta-ketoacyl-ACP synthase II produces the protein MEKRRVVVTGLGAVTPLGNDVETTWKGIIEGKSGIGPLTRVNADEYPSKVAAQINDFNPETFMDRKDARKMDRFTQYAVASALMAVEDAKLTITDENADRIGVWIGSGIGGMETFEEQYEIFQKRGYRRVSPFFVPMLIPDMATGQVSIRLGAKGFNSCTVTACATGTNSIGDAFKVIQRGDAIAMITGGAEAPITKMSVAGFCANTALSTNPDPKSASRPFDKNRDGFVIGEGAGIIVLEELEHALARGAKIYAEIVGYGATGDAYHITAPAPGGEGGARAMKMAINDAGLNIEEIDYINAHGTSTEYNDKFETLAVKEVFGVHAYNLAISSTKSMTGHLLGAAGGVEAIFTVLAMKESILPPTINYETADPECDLDYVPNKARQKEIKAAMSNSLGFGGHNATIVFKKYEK, from the coding sequence ATGGAAAAGCGCAGGGTTGTAGTTACAGGTTTAGGAGCGGTTACTCCGCTTGGAAACGATGTTGAAACAACATGGAAAGGGATTATTGAAGGAAAGTCTGGCATTGGACCTTTAACAAGAGTGAATGCTGATGAGTATCCTTCAAAGGTTGCAGCACAGATTAATGACTTCAATCCGGAAACCTTTATGGATAGAAAAGACGCAAGAAAAATGGATCGTTTTACTCAGTATGCGGTTGCATCAGCACTGATGGCTGTTGAAGATGCAAAACTAACGATTACTGATGAAAATGCGGACCGTATTGGAGTGTGGATTGGTTCCGGGATTGGTGGAATGGAAACATTTGAAGAACAATACGAAATCTTTCAAAAAAGAGGATACCGGAGGGTAAGTCCATTCTTTGTTCCGATGCTAATTCCGGACATGGCAACTGGTCAAGTTTCAATCAGATTAGGTGCAAAAGGATTTAATTCCTGTACGGTAACAGCATGTGCAACAGGAACGAATTCAATTGGTGACGCCTTTAAAGTCATTCAGCGTGGTGACGCTATTGCCATGATTACTGGTGGAGCAGAAGCGCCGATTACAAAAATGTCAGTAGCTGGCTTCTGTGCGAATACAGCTCTTTCAACAAATCCAGATCCTAAGAGTGCTAGCAGACCATTTGATAAAAATCGTGATGGCTTTGTTATCGGTGAGGGTGCTGGTATCATTGTTCTTGAAGAATTAGAACACGCATTAGCCCGTGGTGCAAAAATATATGCTGAGATTGTTGGCTATGGTGCAACTGGTGACGCATATCATATAACAGCACCAGCCCCTGGGGGTGAAGGCGGTGCGCGCGCGATGAAAATGGCGATTAATGATGCCGGACTAAATATTGAAGAGATCGATTATATTAATGCTCATGGTACTAGTACTGAGTATAACGATAAATTTGAGACACTTGCAGTGAAAGAAGTATTTGGAGTCCATGCATACAATTTGGCCATTAGTTCAACCAAATCAATGACAGGACATCTTCTTGGAGCAGCAGGTGGTGTTGAAGCGATCTTTACTGTACTTGCTATGAAAGAGAGCATTCTTCCTCCAACTATTAATTATGAGACAGCAGACCCAGAATGTGATTTAGATTATGTCCCAAATAAGGCACGTCAAAAAGAAATAAAAGCAGCAATGAGCAATTCTCTAGGCTTTGGCGGTCACAATGCAACGATAGTCTTCAAAAAATATGAAAAATAA